A genomic region of Rhipicephalus sanguineus isolate Rsan-2018 chromosome 3, BIME_Rsan_1.4, whole genome shotgun sequence contains the following coding sequences:
- the LOC119387271 gene encoding oxytocin receptor produces MPPEFATLPGSDNETTLAAATTLTADEDVFGPVYTSNLRIALIAVMLVLSLVGNTAVCYRLLTSRRHRVFKAQVLFLNLALADLLVTVVTMNSQLLWEIMGRVWIAGDGPCRAFKVMQTFALVSSTYMLVGIAVDRHYAICKPLVLAPRPRSVAAVCWLLSLLPSLPNLLVFRVVVVRDKCYCASVFYIYRDTTTVARQVYMAFVFTLVFILPLCALVALYSSILFRMRRMVAANTRTPGGIRIALTTTPTSRSPPTTAAVSETSNRSTLPRARLRTLKMAVVIFVAFLVTNLPYMVQEVILAFARDVSLGPNMVAVFGVISASNSAVNPYVYLAFNGGAAGTSCDARVRGLWRRLTCSSGSKRTTIALRTSCSTLPTRRRKRLIKAQGPLSEQKCRSSGNIETPEENM; encoded by the coding sequence ATGCCACCCGAGTTCGCAACATTACCCGGTTCTGACAACGAGACGACGCTGGCGGCGGCGACGACGCTCACGGCTGATGAAGATGTGTTCGGCCCTGTCTACACCAGCAATCTACGAATCGCCCTCATCGCCGTCATGCTAGTTCTGTCGCTCGTCGGAAACACGGCCGTGTGCTATCGTCTCCTGACATCACGGCGCCACAGGGTGTTCAAGGCTCAGGTACTGTTCCTAAACCTTGCCCTGGCAGACCTTCTCGTCACAGTGGTTACCATGAACTCGCAGCTGCTGTGGGAGATCATGGGGCGGGTCTGGATCGCTGGAGACGGGCCCTGCCGCGCATTCAAGGTGATGCAGACTTTCGCGCTCGTCTCCTCCACGTATATGCTCGTGGGCATCGCAGTGGACCGCCATTACGCCATCTGCAAGCCACTCGTTCTGGCGCCCAGGCCTCGCTCCGTGGCTGCGGTCTGCTGGCTGCTTTCTCTTCTCCCTTCCCTTCCCAACCTACTCGTGTTCCGGGTGGTCGTGGTACGGGACAAGTGCTACTGTGCCTCTGTTTTCTACATCTATCGTGATACCACCACCGTGGCGCGGCAAGTCTACATGGCGTTCGTGTTCACGCTCGTTTTCATCCTTCCGCTCTGCGCGCTGGTGGCACTCTACAGTAGTATCCTATTCAGGATGCGGAGGATGGTCGCGGCCAACACTAGAACGCCGGGAGGCATTCGCATAGCACTCACGACGACTCCAACGTCGAGGTCACCGCCAACGACGGCTGCTGTCAGCGAGACGTCAAACAGAAGCACGCTGCCTAGAGCGCGTCTGCGGACACTCAAGATGGCGGTGGTGATATTTGTGGCGTTCCTGGTGACAAACTTGCCGTACATGGTGCAAGAGGTGATACTGGCCTTCGCGCGAGACGTTTCGCTTGGACCCAACATGGTGGCCGTGTTCGGCGTCATCTCTGCCTCCAACAGTGCCGTCAACCCGTACGTGTACCTGGCCTTCAACGGTGGCGCGGCGGGCACCAGCTGCGACGCTCGCGTGCGCGGCTTATGGCGTAGGCTGACGTGCTCGTCGGGCTCGAAACGCACGACCATCGCGTTGCGCACCTCGTGTTCGACGTTGCCTACTCGTCGCCGTAAGCGACTAATAAAGGCGCAGGGCCCCCTGTCTGAGCAAAAGTGCAGAAGTAGCGGAAACATTGAAACGCCAGAGGAAAACATGTAA